TATCAATCACCGGACGTTTGCTGAAAATGCCGAACGCATACAGGCCCAGCAAAGGGCCGTAGGTATAGCCTGCAATATCGAAAACCGCCGTAATCACTTCTTTACTGTTCAGTTGGCGGAACACTATGATAACTACGTAAAAGAGCAGCGAGAAGCCAATGTGTACGATGTGCTTGATCCGAGACCGTTCGGCTTCGGGACGCTTCTCAACGTTCATAAAATCCACACAGAACGAGGTGGTCAGCGCCGTTAGAGCAGAGTCGGCACTGGCGTAGGTGGCGGCTGTAATGCCCAGCAAAAATGTGATGGCAACCACAAGGCCAAGATGATTCAGGGCAAGCAGCGGGTAAAGATCGTCGGTACGCTCGGGAATGGGAATGCCTTCGCGCTGGGCGAATACATAGAGCAACACACCCAACGACAGAAACATAAAGTTGACAAACACCAGTGTAACCGTAAACCAGAACATATTTTTCTGGGCTTCGCCGATGTTCTTACAAGTCAGGTTTTTCTGCATCAAATCCTGATCCAGCCCCGTCATGACGATGGCGATAAATGCGCCGGAGATGAATTGCTTAAAGAAATTCTTGGAGTCGTTACCGTCCCAGAAAAAGATCTTGGACATTGAACTGTCATTGACCGTTTGGACCAGCCCGCTGAAGGATAACCCCAATTCCCGAGAAATGAGGATGATCGTCAGGATAACAGCGGTAACCAGAAACAGAGTTTGTAAGGTGTCGGTGACGATGATGGTTTTTACACCCCCCTTGAACGTATAAATCCAGATAAGCGCGATGGTAATCAGGACCGAAACGCCAAACGGAATGCCCAGCGAATTGAATAAGGCCAGTTGCAGAACACCCGTCGCTACATACAGCCGCACAGCTGACCCAACTGTTCGGGAGAGCAGAAAGAACCCGGCCCCCGTTTTATACGACCAGAACCCAAAGCGTTTCTCAAGATAGCCGTAGATCGAAATCAGATTCAGTCGGTAGTACAAGGGCATCAGTACGGAGCCAATGACGAAATAGCCGACGATATAGCCCAGCACGACCTGGAAATACGAAAACCCAATCTTGCCCACCGCACCGGGCACCGAAATAAATGTAACCCCCGACAACGACGTACCAATCATGCCGAAGGCCACCAACCACCAGGGCGACTGTCGGTTGGCAGTAAAAAACGTATTGGTGTCGGCTCCACGGGCGGTATAAAATGAAACGGCAATGAGTACGCCGAAGTAGACAATCAGGATAACTAAAGCAAGCGTTGTGTTCATGAAGGAAAATTACGAAACGGTCCGCAAATGCGGTGTAAATTATACGATAAGCAGGCTGATGCTGGCAACTTTTCGGCCCCAATTCCGGTTTTTGAGTATACAGGAACGGCTTTCAAAAGTGGTCGTTTTTTTGTAAATTTGCTAAGTAAATACGCTTTTCTCTCCCATGCAACCTTTTGAAGAAAACGACTGGTCGACGGATGTTGATGTACTCGACGAAGTGATTGAAACCGACGTGCATAACCTCGTCGTTTTTAATGATGATATAAATACCTTCGATCATGTCATCGAAACACTGATTGATGTTTGTCATCATACACCCGAACAAGCCGAGCAGTGCACCTTACTGATTCACTACAAAGGCAAGTGTACTGTCAAAAATGGTTCCTGGGATGAACTGGTCCCGATGCGGAACGAAATCTGCCGCCGGGGTATCTCTGCGGAAGTTCTCAATTAAAGAGCGAAAGAGTGAAAGAGTGAAAGAGCGAAACTTGAAGCGCCAGCCACTCTTTCGCTCTTTCGCTCTTTCACTCTTTAATTTTACGAAATTGGAGTATCCATCCAAACTTATCGAAGACGCGGTGAATGAAGTGTCGAAGCTGCCGGGCATCGGGAAGAAAACCGCCCTTCGGCTTGTACTCCATTTGCTGAAACGCGACGAAGACCAAACCGAAGCGCTGGCCCAGAGCCTGACTGCGATGCGGACCAACGTCAAATATTGTCAGCGATGCCATAATTTGTCCGATAACGACCTGTGTACGATCTGCGCTAGTCATAAACGGGATCAGTCGTTGATTTGCGTGGTGGAAGATACCCGCGACGTACTGGCCATTGAAAATACTGCGCAGTATAAAGGCTTGTATCATGTGCTCGGTGGCATCATTTCGCCCGTAGAAGGCATTGGCCCCAGCGATTTGCAGATCGAGTCGCTGATGGAGCGGCTGCGTGGTGCCGAAGGCGAACAGGTACGGGAGATCATTTTGGCCATCAGCCCGACGATGGAAGGCGATACCACCGCCTTTTACCTTCAGAAAAAGCTCAAACCGTTCAATCTGAAAATCTCGACCATTGCCCGTGGTGTTCCGATTGGCGGTGATCTTGAGTATGCCGATGAGGTAACACTGGGCCGAAGCATCCTGAGTCGGATTGCGTACGAATAATAAGCTGATTCGTAATCAATAGTGGGTTTCTAGGCTGAAACATAACGATACGAACATAGCCGGAGAGGCAAAAATGTCGTTTATTTGCGTTTGATGAACATCTGCCCCTAAAACGGGTTTGTTCATCAAACGCTTTTTGTTTCTCCAAAACCAATCATTCGCATGAATCGCTCCGAGTTTTTGAAACTGGCTTTTGGTGCTTCGGCCGGGCTGATCGCTTTTCGTTCCTTTGGATTGTCGCCTGCGCAGGCAGAAGGCCCGTTTACCTTACCCGCGCTGCCCTATCCGACCGATGCGCTCGAACCGCATATCGATAAAATGACGATGGAAATTCACCACGGCAAACACCATAAAGCCTATGTGGATAACCTTAACAAAGCTGTAGCCGGAACCGACATGGCGAAAATGAGCATAGAAGCGCTGGTGAAAAGCGTCAATGCGAGTACTCCGGCCGCTGTCCGGAACAATGCCGGTGGTCACTGGAATCATACATTCTTCTGGAACATTATGGGACCCAATGCAGGTGGTGCTCCCAAAGGTGCCCTTGCCGAAGCGATCAACAAAAAGTACACCTCGTTCGATAATTTCAAAACCGAATGGGGGAAAGCGGCAACAGCGCGGTTTGGGTCTGGCTGGGTGTGGCTGATCAAAAACGGCAACGATGTCGAGATTGTCTCAACACCTAATCAGGACAACCCCCTGATGGCTCTGGCCGAGAAGAAAGGAACCCCTGTGCTGGGCCTCGACGTGTGGGAGCATGCCTATTATCTGAAATATCAGAACCGTCGGCCCGACTATGTTACGGCATTCTGGAATGTGGTCGACTGGAATAAGGTTGCTAAAAACTTCTCGTAACTTCCTACTACGGTGTAGGAAGTTATAAAGGGTTTGTCTTTGCAGGTATAGAGTCATAACGTTATAGAGTTGACTGACAAAACTCATGTGGGTTCGTCAGCTAACTTTATAACTTTATGACTCTATATCTTTATAACTAGCCTTTAAACTTTCGTATTTTTGTAGAAATTGATTTAGTCTATGTTATCCGAAGAATTATACAATGAAATTCCGTCATTAGATCTGGCGGATTTCAACTCAGGCGATTCCGAGCGTAAAGCCAGTTTTGTGCAGGATTTAGGCCGGGCCTTTAATCAGATCGGCTTCGTGGCCATCCGTAATCACGGCCTGAGCGATGATCTGGTCAAGCGCCTTTACGATTCGACTCAGAAATTCTTTTCGCTGCCCGATAGCGTTAAACAAAAATACGAACATCCCGAACTGAATGGCCAGCGTGGTTATGTCGGTAAAGGCAAAGAAACGGCCAAAGGATTCAAAGTAGCTGACCTGAAAGAGTTTTACCACGTTGGTCAGCCCGAGCCGGAAGGCGACATGCCTGCCAACGTTTTCCCAGACGAAGACCCTGAATTTGGTGACGCCACGCTGGAAGCTTATCGCACGCTGGAAAATGCCGGAAAACAACTGCTGCGGGCTATTGCTTTGTATCTGGAACTGCCCGAAAATTATTTCGACGATAAAGTCCGGAATGGGGATAGCATTCTGCGCGCACTGCATTATTTCCCACTCGACCCCGAAACCACACCGGAAGGCGCTGTTCGGGCAGCCGCACATGGCGATATTAACCTGATTACGCTGCTGATGGGGGCTTCGGCCGATGGGCTGGAAGTATTACGTCGCGATGGTAAATGGATTGGCATTACCGCCCTGCCTGATCAGGTGGTAGTGAACGTGGGTGATATGCTCGACCGACTGACCAATCATAAACTGAAGTCGACGATTCATCAGGTGGTAAATCCACCCCGCGAAAAAATGAACCAGTCGCGGTACTCGATTCCGTTCTTCATGCACCCCCGCGCCGATATGGACCTGACCAGTCTGGAAACGTGTATTGACGCCCAGCATCCTAAGTTATATGTCGACATGACAGCGGGTGAGTTCCTGGACGAGCGCCTGATGGAACTGGGGCTTAAGAAAAAATAGTCAGTCAATAGTCATTGACGGGCATTCGGTTGTCATTCATTGTTAAGTGCCGTTTGTACATAAAAGTTACGATGAATGACTACCGATGATTATTGATTGACTACGAATGACCGTCAATACCTTCCTCTATAATGCTCCCTTACCTGACCACACACCAGCCCGTTCGCCG
This window of the Spirosoma aerolatum genome carries:
- a CDS encoding sodium:solute symporter — encoded protein: MNTTLALVILIVYFGVLIAVSFYTARGADTNTFFTANRQSPWWLVAFGMIGTSLSGVTFISVPGAVGKIGFSYFQVVLGYIVGYFVIGSVLMPLYYRLNLISIYGYLEKRFGFWSYKTGAGFFLLSRTVGSAVRLYVATGVLQLALFNSLGIPFGVSVLITIALIWIYTFKGGVKTIIVTDTLQTLFLVTAVILTIILISRELGLSFSGLVQTVNDSSMSKIFFWDGNDSKNFFKQFISGAFIAIVMTGLDQDLMQKNLTCKNIGEAQKNMFWFTVTLVFVNFMFLSLGVLLYVFAQREGIPIPERTDDLYPLLALNHLGLVVAITFLLGITAATYASADSALTALTTSFCVDFMNVEKRPEAERSRIKHIVHIGFSLLFYVVIIVFRQLNSKEVITAVFDIAGYTYGPLLGLYAFGIFSKRPVIDRVVPFICLASPVLTYIINENSAAWFGGYQFGFERLLLNGLITFLGLLAVSKPVREEKPIAV
- a CDS encoding ATP-dependent Clp protease adaptor ClpS, which gives rise to MQPFEENDWSTDVDVLDEVIETDVHNLVVFNDDINTFDHVIETLIDVCHHTPEQAEQCTLLIHYKGKCTVKNGSWDELVPMRNEICRRGISAEVLN
- the recR gene encoding recombination mediator RecR, with product MEYPSKLIEDAVNEVSKLPGIGKKTALRLVLHLLKRDEDQTEALAQSLTAMRTNVKYCQRCHNLSDNDLCTICASHKRDQSLICVVEDTRDVLAIENTAQYKGLYHVLGGIISPVEGIGPSDLQIESLMERLRGAEGEQVREIILAISPTMEGDTTAFYLQKKLKPFNLKISTIARGVPIGGDLEYADEVTLGRSILSRIAYE
- a CDS encoding superoxide dismutase, encoding MNRSEFLKLAFGASAGLIAFRSFGLSPAQAEGPFTLPALPYPTDALEPHIDKMTMEIHHGKHHKAYVDNLNKAVAGTDMAKMSIEALVKSVNASTPAAVRNNAGGHWNHTFFWNIMGPNAGGAPKGALAEAINKKYTSFDNFKTEWGKAATARFGSGWVWLIKNGNDVEIVSTPNQDNPLMALAEKKGTPVLGLDVWEHAYYLKYQNRRPDYVTAFWNVVDWNKVAKNFS
- a CDS encoding isopenicillin N synthase family dioxygenase; this encodes MLSEELYNEIPSLDLADFNSGDSERKASFVQDLGRAFNQIGFVAIRNHGLSDDLVKRLYDSTQKFFSLPDSVKQKYEHPELNGQRGYVGKGKETAKGFKVADLKEFYHVGQPEPEGDMPANVFPDEDPEFGDATLEAYRTLENAGKQLLRAIALYLELPENYFDDKVRNGDSILRALHYFPLDPETTPEGAVRAAAHGDINLITLLMGASADGLEVLRRDGKWIGITALPDQVVVNVGDMLDRLTNHKLKSTIHQVVNPPREKMNQSRYSIPFFMHPRADMDLTSLETCIDAQHPKLYVDMTAGEFLDERLMELGLKKK